One part of the Lotus japonicus ecotype B-129 chromosome 2, LjGifu_v1.2 genome encodes these proteins:
- the LOC130738164 gene encoding tubby-like F-box protein 8, which translates to MSFRGIVRDVRDGFGSLSRRSFEVRLPGHHRGKSNSSVYELKEQPPIIQNSRWASLPPELLRDVINRLEASESTWPARKHVVACAAVCKSWREMCKEIVSSPELSGKITFPVSLKQPGARDGHIQCFIKRDKSNMTYHLFLCLSPALLVENGKFLLSAKRSRRTTCTEYIISIDADNISRSSSTYIGKLRSNFLGTKFIIYDTQPPYNNAQLSPPGRSRRFNSKKVSPKVPSGSYNIAQITYELNVLGTRGPRRMNCTMHSIPMSALEPGGAVPGQPELLPRSLEDSFRSISFARSIDNASEFSSSRFSDIIGTSNEEEGKDRPLVLKNKSPRWHEQLQCWCLNFRGRVTVASVKNFQLIAATQPAAGAPTPSQPTLSDHDKTILQFGKVGKDMFTMDYRYPLSAFQAFAICLTSFDTKLACE; encoded by the exons ATGTCCTTCCGGGGTATTGTTCGTGATGTAAGGGACGGATTTGGAAGCTTATCTAGGCGGAGTTTTGAGGTAAGGCTTCCCGGCCATCACAGGGGCAAGTCAAATAGTTCGGTCTATGAGTTGAAAGAACAGCCACCAATAATACAGAACAGCAGGTGGGCTAGCCTTCCACCTGAGCTTCTTCGTGATGTTATTAATAGATTGGAAGCAAGTGAGAGCACATGGCCAGCTCGTAAGCACGTGGTTGCCTGTGCTGCTGTGTGCAAATCCTGGAGAGAAATGTGCAAAGAAATTGTTAGCAGTCCTGAGTTAAGTGGGAAGATTACTTTCCCTGTTTCACTAAAGCAG CCTGGTGCTAGGGACGGACACATCCAGTGTTTCATCAAGAGAGACAAATCTAATATGACTTATCACCTATTCCTTTGTCTTAGTCCTG CCTTGCTTGTTGAAAATGGAAAGTTTCTTCTTTCTGCAAAACGGAGCAGAAGAACGACATGCACTGAGTACATTATATCCATAGATGCGGATAATATATCAAGATCTAGTAGCACATACATTGGAAAACTAAG GTCAAATTTTCTTGGCACCAAATTCATAATTTATGATACACAGCCTCCCTACAACAATGCTCAGCTGTCTCCTCCAGGCCGAAGCCGTAGATTTAATTCAAAGAAGGTTTCCCCCAAAGTGCCTAGTGGCAGCTACAATATTGCCCAGATCACGTATGAGTTGAATGTCTTGGGTACTAGGGGCCCACGTAGGATGAACTGCACCATGCACTCAATCCCTATGTCAGCCCTTGAGCCTGGTGGCGCGGTCCCAGGGCAGCCAGAACTCCTTCCCCGCTCCCTTGAGGATTCATTCCGCAGCATATCCTTCGCAAGATCAATTGACAACGCGAGCGAGTTTAGCAGCTCTAGGTTCTCAGACATAATTGGGACCAGCAATGAAGAGGAGGGAAAAGACAGACCACTGGTTCTCAAGAACAAATCACCGAGATGGCACGAGCAGCTGCAGTGCTGGTGTCTCAACTTCAGGGGTAGGGTGACTGTCGCCTCTGTCAAGAATTTTCAGCTGATTGCCGCGACACAGCCGGCCGCCGGTGCTCCTACACCATCTCAACCAACACTGTCTGATCATGATAAGACTATTCTTCAGTTTGGCAAAGTCGGCAAGGACATGTTTACCATGGACTATAGATATCCCCTCTCTGCATTTCAGGCTTTCGCCATTTGCTTGACTAGCTTTGACACAAAACTGGCATGTGAATAA
- the LOC130736534 gene encoding kunitz-type serine protease inhibitor DrTI-like, which translates to MNTSVTFLSIIFVHFIKVQNGSFKRSLLLERTLSSHIHVIKWAQKVESLGILTLKSINLRRNNFLVTKSFSFLTIFFLLFAFTIKLKFATAGDSVKDKDGNILNVTSEYLMQSANNGDGITVTRVKGKLAVILSSNALPATFTDSSKSKVILIDDIVSINFTNITEYSGSSSWIVVYDESTKLSYIGVGSAKDYPGQQIKIGTFKIESIGAHYKLVFCSDNNKSSCKNVGVDGAEGIIRRLAINGSLLPIQFKKHNK; encoded by the exons ATGAATACTAGTGTGACATTTCTATCCATTATATTTGTCCATTTTATTAAGGTACAAAATGGATCCTTTAAGAGGTCGCTCCTTCTTGAAAGAACATTGTCTTCTCATATTCATGTGATCAAGTGGGCACAAAAGGTGGAAAGCCTTGGCATTCTAACGCTCAAGTCAAtaaatctaagaagaaataaCTTTTTGG TGACGAAAAGTTTCTCATTCCTTAccatcttcttccttctttttgCCTTCACCATAAAACTGAAGTTTGCAACTGCTGGTGATAGTGTTAAAGACAAAGACGGTAACATTTTGAATGTTACAAGCGAGTATTTGATGCAATCCGCCAATAATGGTGACGGAATTACAGTTACTAGGGTGAAAGGAAAACTAGCTGTTATTCTTTCTAGCAACGCCTTGCCAGCCACATTTACAGACTCCAGCAAATCAAAGGTCATCCTTATTGATGACATTGTCTCGATAAATTTCACCAACATTACAGAATATAgtggttcttcttcttggaTTGTTGTCTATGATGAATCGACCAAACTGTCATATATAGGGGTTGGCAGTGCTAAGGATTACCCTGGTCAACAAATTAAAATAGGAACTTTCAAAATTGAGTCTATTGGTGCTCACTACAAGCTTGTTTTTTGTAGTGATAACAATAAATCGTCTTGCAAAAATGTGGGCGTAGATGGTGCCGAGGGTATAATTAGACGTCTAGCTATCAATGGAAGTTTGTTGCCAATTCAGTTCAAAAAGCATAATAAATGA